Proteins encoded within one genomic window of Aurantiacibacter spongiae:
- a CDS encoding NAD(P)-dependent alcohol dehydrogenase — MQVIGFGAKKAGKDLVPMIFDRQNPRAGEVAIDITHCGVCHSDLHQVNDDWGNTVWPCIPGHEIVGTVTHVGEGVSKFSVGDTVGVGCMVNSCQECEQCRMGEEQYCTGPRSVTLTYNGPKKPDGTNTYGGYSTAIIVREEFVLAIPDKIDPRDAAPILCAGITTYQPMKYFGLKEGQVLGVAGIGGLGHMAIQIGKAMGAKVIALTTSKGKKPAAEVLGADEVIVMKDKDALEKHAKSMDLIVNTIPYKHDLNPYIALVKEKGTIAVVGNFLGFDDLDTATMVFNHVGVAGSLIGGIADTREVLEMCAEHDIRPVTELIEMRDIQKAFKRMKKEDVKFRHVIDMATLKNDLKAEKEAIKVDDPVRGVVTG; from the coding sequence ATGCAAGTCATCGGTTTCGGCGCGAAGAAGGCCGGCAAGGATCTGGTCCCCATGATTTTCGACCGCCAGAATCCGCGCGCCGGCGAGGTTGCCATCGACATAACCCACTGCGGTGTATGCCATTCGGATCTGCACCAGGTGAACGACGACTGGGGTAATACGGTCTGGCCATGCATCCCCGGTCACGAGATCGTCGGCACCGTGACGCATGTCGGAGAAGGGGTGTCGAAGTTCTCCGTCGGCGATACCGTAGGTGTCGGCTGCATGGTCAATTCGTGTCAGGAATGCGAGCAGTGCAGAATGGGCGAAGAACAATACTGCACCGGTCCGCGCAGCGTCACGCTGACCTATAACGGTCCGAAGAAGCCCGATGGGACCAATACCTATGGCGGCTATTCCACCGCGATCATCGTGCGCGAGGAATTCGTGCTGGCCATCCCCGACAAGATCGATCCGCGCGACGCGGCCCCGATCCTGTGCGCGGGCATCACCACTTACCAGCCGATGAAATATTTCGGCCTGAAGGAAGGGCAGGTGCTTGGCGTTGCCGGGATCGGCGGCCTGGGACATATGGCGATCCAGATCGGCAAGGCGATGGGGGCAAAGGTCATCGCGCTCACCACCAGCAAGGGCAAGAAGCCCGCCGCTGAGGTGCTCGGCGCCGACGAGGTGATCGTGATGAAGGACAAGGACGCGCTGGAAAAGCACGCCAAGTCCATGGACCTCATCGTCAACACCATACCCTACAAGCACGACCTCAACCCCTATATCGCGCTGGTGAAGGAGAAGGGCACGATCGCGGTGGTCGGCAATTTCCTCGGCTTCGACGATCTCGACACCGCCACGATGGTGTTCAACCACGTTGGCGTCGCCGGATCGCTGATCGGCGGGATCGCCGATACGCGCGAGGTTCTGGAGATGTGCGCCGAACACGATATCCGCCCCGTCACCGAGCTGATCGAGATGCGCGATATCCAGAAGGCGTTCAAGCGCATGAAGAAGGAAGACGTGAAGTTCCGGCACGTCATCGACATGGCAACGCTCAAGAACGACCTGAAGGCGGAGAAGGAAGCGATCAAGGTGGACGATCCGGTGCGCGGCGTCGTCACCGGCTGA
- a CDS encoding polyamine aminopropyltransferase: MLPRVPLATAIVEGGETLELVSHGRDFIIMLGRNELMSSRMQYSEEQLADLTLDRLGRENARVLIGGYGMGFTLRAALARLGDGGQVVVAEIVPDILDWARGPMAHLTGDSLSDRRLTVKLGDVAALIDDAADGTAAPYDAILLDVDNGPDAIVRPENTRLYAFPGLRSAKAALKPEGIMAIWSAAPDPRFARRLEKAGFAVEERIVRARPNNKGPRHTIWFARRP; encoded by the coding sequence ATGCTTCCCCGCGTTCCCCTTGCAACTGCTATCGTCGAAGGCGGAGAGACGCTGGAACTCGTCAGCCACGGGCGCGACTTCATCATCATGCTCGGCCGCAACGAACTGATGAGCAGCCGGATGCAGTATTCCGAAGAACAACTGGCCGACCTGACGCTGGACCGATTGGGGCGAGAGAACGCGCGCGTGCTGATTGGCGGTTACGGCATGGGCTTCACCCTGCGCGCGGCGCTTGCCCGCCTCGGCGATGGGGGGCAGGTCGTGGTCGCGGAGATCGTGCCCGACATCCTCGACTGGGCGAGAGGGCCGATGGCGCATCTGACGGGCGATAGCCTTAGTGACAGGCGCTTGACGGTGAAGCTGGGCGACGTTGCCGCATTGATTGACGATGCGGCGGATGGCACCGCCGCGCCATACGATGCGATCCTGCTCGACGTCGATAATGGCCCCGATGCCATCGTCCGACCGGAAAATACGCGGCTCTACGCCTTTCCCGGGCTGCGATCGGCCAAGGCTGCCCTGAAGCCGGAAGGCATAATGGCAATCTGGTCTGCCGCGCCCGACCCGCGGTTTGCCAGGCGGCTGGAAAAGGCGGGGTTCGCAGTGGAAGAGCGCATCGTGCGCGCCCGCCCGAACAACAAGGGGCCGCGCCATACCATCTGGTTTGCGCGCCGGCCCTGA
- a CDS encoding DUF1993 domain-containing protein, which translates to MTFSLYQATIPSMIQMLAAGQGWIEKAKACDLSEEEIAQARLADDMLPFAYQIKSMVVHSVGAIEGVRKGEFQPDMEEPPQELETMRLKLGAAENTLKALSQGEIESFIGQEMHFRMPSKGVDLPFTADNFLLSFSQPNLYFHATAAYALLRHLGLKIGKQDFLGPMRVHRG; encoded by the coding sequence ATGACCTTCTCGCTCTACCAGGCCACCATTCCCTCGATGATCCAGATGCTCGCTGCCGGACAGGGCTGGATCGAGAAGGCGAAGGCCTGCGACCTGTCGGAGGAGGAGATCGCCCAGGCCCGACTGGCGGACGACATGTTGCCATTCGCCTACCAGATCAAGAGCATGGTGGTGCATTCCGTCGGGGCGATCGAGGGTGTCCGCAAGGGCGAATTTCAGCCTGACATGGAAGAGCCTCCGCAGGAGCTGGAAACCATGCGTCTGAAACTTGGTGCGGCAGAGAATACGCTGAAAGCGCTATCGCAGGGAGAAATCGAAAGCTTCATCGGTCAGGAGATGCATTTCAGGATGCCGAGCAAGGGCGTCGACCTTCCCTTCACCGCCGATAACTTTCTGCTCAGTTTCTCTCAGCCGAACCTGTATTTCCACGCCACCGCCGCCTACGCGCTGCTGCGCCATCTGGGACTCAAGATCGGGAAGCAGGACTTTCTCGGCCCGATGCGCGTTCATCGCGGCTGA
- a CDS encoding GcrA family cell cycle regulator, translating to MSWTEERIATLTKMWEGGSTASQIADELGGVSRNAVIGKAHRLGLKARPSPVKANEKKADGKKKSAAPAPSPKPAAPKAKPRGAAAAPASQQAADTSEGTAAKPAAAKTQDGNVQPNPEKRPDLPKIVSYGPGGFLRQGPGDQQPPIPPAPPRRLVPAKPSPEIADKTSLLDLNDRVCRWPMGHPGEPDFHFCGDKVNPGFPYCVEHCGRAYQAQLPRGARRPPPPLPFGGPRVR from the coding sequence ATGAGCTGGACCGAAGAACGCATCGCGACGCTGACCAAGATGTGGGAAGGCGGATCGACCGCCAGTCAGATTGCCGACGAACTGGGCGGCGTGTCGCGCAATGCGGTGATCGGCAAGGCGCACCGCCTCGGCCTCAAGGCGCGGCCGAGCCCCGTGAAGGCCAACGAGAAGAAGGCTGACGGCAAGAAGAAGAGCGCGGCCCCCGCGCCCTCGCCCAAGCCCGCCGCTCCCAAGGCGAAGCCGCGCGGTGCCGCGGCGGCCCCTGCGTCGCAACAGGCCGCGGACACGTCCGAGGGCACCGCGGCCAAGCCGGCTGCCGCGAAAACGCAGGACGGCAATGTTCAGCCCAATCCAGAAAAGCGGCCTGACCTGCCCAAGATCGTATCCTACGGCCCCGGCGGTTTCCTGCGACAGGGACCGGGCGATCAGCAGCCGCCGATTCCGCCCGCCCCGCCGCGGCGGCTCGTCCCGGCCAAGCCCAGCCCGGAGATCGCCGACAAGACCAGCCTTCTCGATCTCAACGACCGCGTCTGTCGCTGGCCGATGGGGCACCCGGGTGAACCGGACTTCCATTTCTGCGGGGACAAGGTGAATCCCGGCTTCCCCTATTGCGTCGAACATTGCGGGCGGGCCTACCAGGCGCAGCTGCCCCGCGGCGCGCGCCGTCCCCCTCCGCCCCTGCCCTTTGGCGGGCCGCGCGTGCGCTAG
- a CDS encoding ABC transporter permease: MGHGANAGRRFAPKGEPQITGFNRIGLWSLYIKEIRRFLKVQTQTVWAPAVTTLLFLVIFTVALGRSGREVLGYDFGTFVAPGLIMMGMMQNAFANSSFSLLAGKLQGTIIDLLMPPLSEAELMIAIVGAAMTRAVMVGAAVAFAMWLYPDVHLHAAHPWAIVWFGLMGAAMLSIFGLLASIWAEKFDHNAAITNFIVAPLSLLSGTFYVISNLAPLFQTISRANPFFYMISGFRYGFLGVSDIGNDNAHVVGAAIGVGVLNLVLGYVTYRVLKSGWKIKS, from the coding sequence ATGGGGCACGGCGCGAACGCCGGACGCCGCTTCGCGCCCAAGGGGGAGCCGCAGATTACCGGCTTCAACCGGATCGGGCTGTGGAGCCTCTATATTAAGGAGATACGCCGGTTTCTCAAGGTCCAGACGCAGACGGTCTGGGCGCCAGCGGTGACGACGTTGCTGTTCCTGGTCATCTTTACCGTCGCGCTGGGCCGTTCGGGGCGCGAGGTGCTGGGTTACGATTTCGGCACCTTCGTCGCGCCGGGCCTCATCATGATGGGCATGATGCAGAACGCCTTCGCCAATTCCAGCTTCTCGCTACTCGCCGGCAAGTTGCAGGGGACGATCATCGACCTGCTGATGCCGCCTTTGTCGGAAGCCGAGTTGATGATCGCCATCGTCGGTGCCGCGATGACCCGCGCGGTCATGGTAGGCGCAGCGGTAGCCTTTGCGATGTGGCTCTATCCTGACGTCCACCTCCATGCCGCGCACCCCTGGGCTATCGTCTGGTTCGGCCTGATGGGTGCGGCGATGCTGTCGATATTCGGCTTGCTGGCCAGTATCTGGGCGGAGAAGTTCGATCACAACGCCGCCATCACCAACTTCATCGTCGCGCCGCTCTCGCTGTTGTCCGGGACGTTCTACGTTATCAGCAATCTCGCTCCGTTGTTCCAGACGATAAGCCGGGCCAACCCGTTCTTCTACATGATTTCAGGCTTCCGCTACGGCTTCCTCGGGGTGAGCGACATCGGCAACGACAACGCGCACGTCGTCGGCGCCGCGATCGGTGTGGGCGTGCTCAACCTGGTATTGGGATATGTCACTTACCGCGTGCTGAAGAGCGGCTGGAAGATCAAGAGCTAG
- the hspQ gene encoding heat shock protein HspQ — MDRSQFYSATAGRTIKVPRRSRARFAIGDVVRHRNHDFRGVIFDIDPVYANSDEWYEQIPEGQRPRRNQPFYHLLAENEESSYVAYVSQQNLLMDDDGEPIDHPQVDQLFEEFRGGRYRLRRSLTH, encoded by the coding sequence ATGGACCGTTCGCAATTCTATTCCGCCACTGCCGGTCGCACCATCAAGGTGCCACGCCGTTCGCGTGCGCGCTTTGCCATCGGCGACGTTGTGCGGCATCGCAACCACGACTTTCGCGGCGTGATCTTCGACATCGACCCGGTCTACGCCAATTCGGATGAGTGGTACGAACAGATTCCCGAAGGTCAGCGTCCGCGTCGCAACCAGCCTTTCTACCATCTGCTCGCCGAGAACGAGGAAAGTTCTTACGTCGCCTATGTCAGTCAGCAGAACCTGCTGATGGACGACGATGGCGAACCGATCGACCATCCGCAGGTCGATCAACTGTTCGAGGAATTTCGTGGCGGTCGCTATCGTCTCAGGCGCAGTCTGACGCACTGA
- a CDS encoding DUF6538 domain-containing protein, whose amino-acid sequence MKAVKGYRYLFRRGDQLYFRRRVPLSARAAFDNRKEVQKSLGTGTITEARHLLAIEVATFDKMIADAAGKPVADALRQIASGKQPSRVEIEETVRQWLAERVERAAASELVSIHHDDAQRLWQGLQAQVENVRQGIGLGADEPAITTVWLAESICEAAGWEIEQGSSQWQQLLRLLGRGQIEANDWLAADLNGDARTIQDTRFAPEQYRLDEQRLAERRARAPVPITEMLEGYLKEHEPTPATEKVWRRHIGRFIEFLGHNDATRVTLANVVAWKFSLLEQPSEGGKAKSARTVRDSYLPAVRSVFKWAAGNGKIAHNPVAGVVMAGKRKPPIRDKGLTDDEAHLILAATLTLPPDRLSPERKFARRWVPWLCAYTGARVNEMTQLRAEDVKRDGRIWTIYITPEAGGVKDGNPRTVPLHPHILDQGFLRAISGKVGPLFYDPSLHRGGSRSHPQYKKVGEYLARWVREVGVSDPGVWPNHGWRHRFKTQARIVGMDPETRDAIQGHVPRTEGEAYGGTPAEVSWREIKKLPRYRIEGV is encoded by the coding sequence ATGAAGGCGGTCAAAGGCTACCGCTACCTGTTTAGGCGCGGGGATCAGTTATATTTTCGCCGCAGGGTGCCATTGAGTGCACGGGCTGCGTTCGATAATCGCAAAGAAGTCCAGAAGTCGCTGGGCACCGGCACCATCACCGAAGCTCGGCATCTTCTGGCGATCGAGGTGGCCACTTTCGACAAGATGATTGCGGATGCTGCCGGAAAGCCTGTGGCAGATGCACTGCGGCAAATCGCTTCCGGCAAGCAGCCTAGCCGGGTCGAGATAGAGGAGACGGTTCGCCAATGGCTTGCTGAACGTGTCGAGCGGGCCGCAGCCAGCGAATTGGTCTCAATCCATCACGATGATGCACAACGCCTATGGCAAGGGCTTCAGGCACAAGTCGAGAACGTGAGGCAGGGGATTGGTCTCGGAGCAGACGAACCGGCTATCACAACCGTCTGGCTTGCAGAAAGCATTTGCGAGGCAGCAGGCTGGGAGATCGAGCAAGGTTCGAGCCAATGGCAGCAACTTCTCCGGTTGTTGGGCCGGGGGCAGATAGAGGCCAATGACTGGCTCGCTGCTGACCTGAATGGCGATGCACGGACTATTCAGGACACCCGGTTCGCGCCTGAACAATATCGGCTCGACGAGCAGCGGTTGGCAGAGCGCCGTGCGCGCGCCCCGGTCCCGATCACTGAAATGCTAGAAGGTTACCTGAAAGAACATGAGCCTACACCGGCCACCGAGAAAGTGTGGCGACGGCATATTGGGCGTTTCATCGAGTTCCTTGGACATAACGATGCCACGCGGGTCACGCTCGCCAATGTGGTGGCGTGGAAGTTCAGCTTGCTTGAGCAGCCTTCCGAGGGAGGCAAGGCCAAGAGTGCCCGAACCGTTCGCGACAGCTATCTCCCTGCCGTCCGCTCTGTGTTCAAATGGGCGGCGGGAAACGGCAAAATAGCTCACAACCCTGTAGCGGGTGTCGTGATGGCCGGGAAGCGCAAGCCGCCCATCAGGGATAAGGGGCTTACGGATGATGAGGCGCATTTAATACTGGCCGCCACCCTGACGCTGCCCCCGGATCGTCTAAGTCCGGAGCGCAAGTTCGCCCGGCGTTGGGTTCCTTGGCTTTGCGCCTACACGGGGGCGCGAGTAAACGAGATGACCCAACTTCGGGCAGAAGATGTAAAGAGAGATGGCCGCATCTGGACGATATATATCACTCCCGAAGCGGGCGGGGTAAAGGACGGCAACCCCCGGACGGTGCCGCTTCATCCGCACATTCTCGATCAGGGTTTCCTTCGGGCGATCTCGGGGAAAGTCGGCCCGTTGTTCTACGATCCATCCCTTCATCGCGGAGGCAGCCGCAGTCATCCGCAATACAAAAAGGTGGGTGAATATCTGGCGCGCTGGGTGCGGGAGGTTGGTGTTTCTGATCCCGGTGTGTGGCCCAACCATGGATGGCGACATCGGTTCAAGACGCAGGCTCGCATCGTAGGAATGGACCCCGAAACCCGCGACGCCATTCAGGGTCACGTGCCTAGGACGGAGGGGGAAGCCTACGGTGGCACGCCAGCGGAGGTATCATGGCGAGAGATCAAGAAATTGCCCCGTTATAGGATAGAAGGTGTCTGA
- a CDS encoding type I restriction-modification system subunit M: MAKLTQQELERHLWGAADILRGTVDAGDYKQYIFGLLFYKRLCDVWDEEFEALLAETGDRQEAADPDEHRFHVPAEHRWDAVRQQSTQIGQRLNNALAAIEDANLRLRGVFGSVDFANQDRFSDALLEKLLAHFEEYRLRNADVPADMLGDAYLYLIKQFAEGAGKKGGEFYTPRSIVRLMVEIVEPRPGMSIYDPTCGSAGMLLEAVQYLKDRGEDARSLSLYGQEKNFATWGIAEINLFLHDVNDAFIAKGDTILSPKRYDPKAGEFVEGVGAYDRVLANPPFSEKQWGHEVWKNGDPFGRDTYGCPPKGYGDLAFVQHMLASLKDDGMLAVVVPHGVLFRGGAEGRIREAMLAADVIEAVVGLAPNLFYGAGIPAALLVCRAKKHAERKGKVLIVNGDATYQPGKAQNFLSDEHVRTLAEAVHGFVDVEKLARVVPVEEIAANGHNLNISRYVQTHADAEEVDVAAEVAKLQDLIAKRDEAEAVMFMHLRRLGYVE; encoded by the coding sequence ATGGCGAAGCTGACGCAACAAGAACTTGAACGGCATCTATGGGGCGCGGCTGACATCCTGCGCGGCACGGTCGATGCCGGTGACTACAAGCAATATATCTTCGGCCTGCTGTTCTATAAGCGCCTGTGCGACGTGTGGGACGAGGAGTTCGAGGCGCTGCTTGCCGAGACGGGCGACAGGCAGGAAGCAGCCGACCCGGACGAACACCGTTTCCACGTCCCCGCAGAGCATCGCTGGGATGCGGTGCGCCAGCAATCGACACAGATCGGCCAGCGGCTCAACAACGCGCTGGCAGCCATCGAAGATGCCAATCTGCGACTACGCGGCGTTTTTGGATCGGTGGACTTCGCCAATCAGGATCGTTTCTCCGACGCTTTGCTGGAAAAGCTGCTCGCCCATTTCGAGGAATACCGGCTGCGCAACGCCGATGTGCCTGCCGACATGCTGGGCGATGCCTATCTCTATCTCATCAAGCAGTTTGCCGAAGGCGCGGGCAAGAAGGGCGGCGAGTTCTACACTCCGCGCTCCATTGTCCGGCTCATGGTCGAAATCGTCGAGCCGCGCCCCGGCATGTCGATCTACGATCCCACCTGCGGCTCGGCTGGCATGTTGCTCGAAGCGGTGCAGTATCTGAAGGACCGGGGCGAGGATGCGCGCAGCCTATCGCTCTACGGGCAGGAAAAGAACTTCGCCACCTGGGGCATCGCCGAGATCAACCTGTTCCTGCACGATGTGAACGACGCCTTCATCGCCAAGGGCGATACGATCCTCTCGCCCAAGCGATACGATCCCAAGGCGGGCGAGTTCGTGGAAGGGGTGGGGGCCTATGACCGGGTGCTCGCCAATCCGCCGTTTTCGGAAAAGCAGTGGGGGCATGAGGTCTGGAAGAACGGCGACCCGTTCGGGCGCGATACCTATGGCTGCCCGCCCAAGGGCTATGGCGATCTCGCCTTCGTCCAGCACATGCTTGCCAGCCTGAAGGATGACGGGATGCTGGCGGTGGTGGTGCCGCACGGCGTCCTGTTCCGTGGCGGGGCCGAAGGGCGGATCAGGGAGGCCATGCTGGCCGCAGACGTGATCGAGGCGGTCGTGGGCCTTGCGCCCAACCTTTTCTACGGAGCGGGCATACCTGCGGCTCTGCTGGTGTGCCGGGCCAAAAAGCATGCCGAGCGCAAGGGCAAGGTGCTGATCGTCAACGGCGATGCGACCTACCAGCCGGGCAAGGCACAGAACTTCCTGTCCGACGAGCATGTGCGCACGCTGGCCGAGGCCGTGCATGGCTTCGTCGATGTCGAGAAGCTGGCGCGGGTGGTTCCGGTGGAGGAGATTGCCGCCAACGGCCACAACCTCAACATCAGCCGCTATGTGCAGACCCACGCGGATGCCGAGGAGGTCGATGTCGCGGCAGAAGTGGCTAAGCTGCAAGACCTGATCGCCAAGCGCGACGAGGCGGAAGCCGTGATGTTTATGCACCTGCGGAGGCTCGGCTATGTCGAGTAA
- a CDS encoding restriction endonuclease subunit S yields MAELIRDTDAMPEGWRTAPFSALADYVNGRAFKPEDWGTEGLPIIRIAQITNPDAETNFFDGAVDPRNLIDDDDLIFSWSATLAVMRWRKGPAVLNQHLFKVTPAEGIDRDWLQFRLDASIPDLADEAHGTTMKHIRKGTLSSQSTIVPPLDEQRRIAEVLRSVDEAIAAADGVISQLQETRGLRLEALMALPGTYRRIDEVCRLSGGNGFPIKHQGKAAGQYPFAKVSDMNRPGNEVQMRNAENYVDEADLRTLKAKTFPVGTTFFPKVGATLLTNKRRIAAVEMLVDNNVMGAVATDIDPWFLYYAFCTIDMADYVQPGAVPSVNQRTIGQIMIPVPDRAAQEEFVETMRDLDAAIEMQSDALAQLTATKQSLMADLLSGRVRVPA; encoded by the coding sequence ATGGCCGAACTGATCCGGGATACAGATGCGATGCCGGAAGGGTGGCGCACTGCGCCATTCAGTGCGTTGGCTGACTACGTGAATGGCCGGGCTTTCAAGCCAGAGGATTGGGGAACGGAGGGCTTGCCGATCATTCGGATCGCACAGATCACCAACCCCGACGCCGAGACCAACTTCTTTGATGGTGCGGTCGATCCGCGTAACCTGATCGACGACGATGACCTGATCTTCTCATGGTCAGCCACGCTGGCTGTAATGCGGTGGCGCAAGGGGCCAGCGGTCCTCAATCAGCACTTGTTCAAAGTAACGCCCGCTGAGGGTATCGACCGTGACTGGCTCCAGTTTCGACTTGATGCTTCGATACCCGATCTTGCCGATGAGGCACACGGCACCACAATGAAGCATATCCGAAAGGGGACGCTTTCGTCGCAAAGCACGATTGTCCCCCCCCTCGACGAGCAGCGGCGGATCGCCGAGGTGCTGCGGTCGGTGGATGAGGCGATTGCTGCGGCGGATGGCGTCATTTCCCAGTTGCAAGAGACACGGGGCCTTCGACTTGAAGCACTGATGGCTCTGCCGGGAACGTATCGCCGGATTGATGAGGTCTGCCGATTAAGCGGCGGCAACGGTTTCCCAATCAAGCATCAAGGCAAAGCAGCAGGCCAATACCCATTCGCTAAGGTCTCCGACATGAACCGGCCCGGCAATGAGGTGCAGATGCGCAACGCAGAGAACTATGTTGATGAAGCCGACCTCCGAACGCTGAAAGCAAAGACATTTCCGGTTGGCACAACCTTCTTCCCGAAGGTCGGAGCCACGCTGCTGACAAACAAGCGTCGGATTGCCGCTGTCGAGATGCTGGTGGACAACAATGTAATGGGCGCGGTCGCCACAGATATTGACCCTTGGTTTCTCTATTACGCCTTCTGCACCATCGACATGGCAGATTACGTCCAGCCGGGTGCTGTCCCTTCCGTGAACCAGCGCACAATCGGCCAGATCATGATCCCAGTGCCGGATAGGGCGGCACAGGAGGAGTTTGTGGAAACCATGCGTGACTTGGACGCTGCTATCGAAATGCAGTCGGATGCACTGGCGCAACTGACGGCAACGAAACAATCCCTGATGGCCGACCTTCTCTCTGGTCGCGTGCGAGTTCCTGCATGA